Proteins from a genomic interval of Streptomyces sp. NBC_00820:
- a CDS encoding stage II sporulation protein M, which produces MDLDVFVSAHRAEWDRLDALLRRQRRLNGAEADELVALYQRTATHLSLIQSSAPDPQLTGRLSRLVARARSAVTGTRRASWRDITRFLGQGFPAAVYRARHWWVPTALISTAVGILLGWWIGVHPDVQASIAAPAQLRELTRPGGEYETYYSSHPASAFAAQVWTNNARAAAMCLVLGVFLGLPVLWILFENMLNLGVGIGLMSSAGRLDTFLGLILPHGLLELTAVFVAAGTGLRLGWTLIDPGPRTHRAALAEEGRAALGMAIGLALVLFVSGAIEGFVTPSGLPTWARIGIGVVVELAFLAYVYVLGGRAVRAGETGDVEAAERSSTVPTAA; this is translated from the coding sequence ATGGATCTGGACGTCTTCGTCTCCGCACACCGAGCCGAATGGGACCGCCTGGACGCCCTGCTCCGACGGCAGCGCCGCCTCAACGGCGCCGAGGCCGACGAACTCGTCGCCCTCTACCAGCGCACCGCCACCCACCTCTCCCTCATCCAGTCCAGCGCCCCGGATCCCCAGCTGACCGGCCGGCTCAGCAGACTCGTGGCACGCGCGCGCAGCGCCGTCACCGGAACCCGCAGAGCCTCATGGCGTGACATCACGCGTTTCCTGGGACAGGGCTTCCCGGCCGCGGTGTACCGCGCACGCCACTGGTGGGTGCCCACCGCGCTCATCTCCACAGCCGTCGGGATCCTGCTCGGCTGGTGGATCGGCGTCCATCCCGACGTGCAGGCATCGATCGCGGCTCCCGCCCAGCTCCGCGAGCTGACCCGCCCCGGCGGAGAGTACGAGACCTACTACTCCAGCCATCCCGCGAGCGCCTTCGCCGCACAGGTGTGGACGAACAACGCCCGGGCCGCCGCGATGTGCCTGGTCCTGGGTGTCTTCCTGGGCCTGCCCGTCCTCTGGATCCTCTTCGAGAACATGCTGAACCTGGGCGTCGGCATCGGGCTGATGTCCTCGGCCGGCCGCCTCGACACCTTCCTCGGCCTGATCCTCCCGCACGGTCTGCTCGAACTGACCGCGGTCTTCGTGGCCGCCGGCACGGGGCTCCGCCTCGGCTGGACCCTCATCGATCCCGGCCCGCGAACCCACCGTGCCGCCCTCGCCGAAGAAGGCCGGGCCGCACTGGGCATGGCCATCGGCCTCGCCCTGGTGCTGTTCGTCTCCGGTGCGATCGAAGGCTTCGTCACCCCGTCCGGCCTGCCCACCTGGGCCCGGATAGGCATCGGGGTCGTCGTCGAGCTGGCCTTCCTGGCGTACGTCTACGTCCTCGGCGGTCGCGCGGTCCGTGCCGGTGAGACGGGCGACGTCGAAGCGGCCGAACGAAGCTCGACCGTGCCCA
- the lepB gene encoding signal peptidase I, translated as MVGLLGAALGSGAFACGKETYGSGTVSAGSMAPTYEPGDRIVWERVDGSEVRRGDVVMFSEPGRYGPGVVMQRVIGVGGDHVACCAAVGSRRRITVNGEPVAEPYVWRGDADGLRRSYDVEVPEGRLFLLGDRRGNARDSRFFASDHDGTVPVDAVRGRVTDSPAGPALIVSGLALGAVLLVTGVGLGIGAWAVRRRARALVPPPPPWPVRPV; from the coding sequence ATGGTGGGGCTGCTGGGGGCGGCACTGGGGAGCGGTGCCTTCGCCTGTGGCAAGGAGACGTATGGGAGCGGCACCGTGTCGGCCGGGAGCATGGCGCCGACGTACGAACCCGGTGACCGGATCGTGTGGGAACGCGTCGACGGGAGCGAGGTGCGCCGCGGTGACGTGGTCATGTTCTCGGAGCCGGGGCGCTACGGGCCCGGTGTCGTCATGCAGCGGGTCATCGGGGTGGGCGGGGATCACGTGGCGTGCTGCGCGGCGGTGGGGTCGCGGCGGCGGATCACCGTGAACGGCGAGCCGGTCGCGGAGCCGTACGTGTGGCGGGGCGATGCCGACGGGCTGCGCCGGTCCTACGACGTGGAGGTCCCCGAGGGGCGTCTGTTCCTGCTGGGGGACCGTCGGGGGAACGCCCGGGACTCGCGTTTCTTCGCCTCGGACCACGACGGGACCGTCCCGGTGGACGCCGTGCGGGGCCGCGTGACGGACAGCCCGGCCGGCCCCGCACTGATCGTTTCAGGGCTGGCCCTCGGGGCCGTGCTCCTAGTGACCGGCGTCGGCCTGGGGATCGGGGCCTGGGCGGTGCGGCGGCGGGCACGGGCACTGGTGCCGCCGCCCCCGCCGTGGCCGGTGCGGCCGGTCTGA
- a CDS encoding cation diffusion facilitator family transporter, which translates to MSASGGTKAIVAALGANLAIAASKFVAFAFSGSSSMLAEGVHSVADSGNQFLLLIGGKRAQREATPQHPFGYGRERYIYAFLVSIILFSVGGMFAIYEGYEKISHPHPVEHWYWPIGVLIFAIIAEGFSFRTAIKESNELRGTLSWAQFIRRAKAPELPVVLLEDFGALIGLVLALAGVGIALLTGDGTWDGVGTVCIGVLLVLIALVLAAETKSLLLGESAGAEDVKKIEAAIVDGDTVTGVIHMRTLHLGPEELLVAAKIAVEHDDTAAEVAKAIDAAEARIRAAVPIARVIYLEPDIYSEAEAAKGPDPAATPGGPTPDTAGH; encoded by the coding sequence ATGAGCGCGTCAGGCGGTACCAAGGCGATTGTGGCGGCACTGGGCGCCAATCTCGCGATCGCGGCATCGAAGTTCGTGGCGTTCGCGTTCAGCGGCTCCTCGTCGATGCTCGCCGAGGGCGTCCACTCGGTCGCCGACTCCGGCAACCAGTTCCTGTTGCTGATCGGCGGCAAGCGCGCCCAGCGCGAGGCCACCCCGCAACACCCCTTCGGCTACGGCCGCGAGCGCTACATCTACGCCTTCCTCGTCTCGATCATCCTCTTCTCCGTCGGTGGCATGTTCGCCATCTACGAGGGCTACGAGAAGATCAGCCACCCGCACCCGGTGGAGCACTGGTACTGGCCGATCGGCGTCCTGATCTTCGCGATCATCGCCGAGGGCTTCTCCTTCCGCACGGCCATCAAGGAGTCCAACGAGCTGCGCGGGACGCTGTCCTGGGCGCAGTTCATCCGCCGTGCCAAGGCGCCCGAGTTGCCGGTCGTCCTGCTGGAGGACTTCGGCGCGCTCATCGGTCTGGTCCTCGCCCTCGCCGGCGTCGGCATCGCCCTGCTCACCGGCGACGGCACCTGGGACGGCGTCGGCACCGTCTGCATCGGTGTCCTGCTCGTCCTGATCGCCCTCGTCCTGGCCGCCGAGACCAAGTCGCTGCTGCTCGGCGAGTCCGCGGGCGCCGAGGACGTGAAGAAGATCGAGGCCGCGATCGTCGACGGCGACACGGTCACCGGCGTCATCCACATGCGCACCCTGCACCTCGGCCCCGAGGAGCTGCTCGTCGCCGCCAAGATCGCCGTCGAGCACGACGACACGGCCGCCGAGGTCGCCAAGGCCATCGACGCCGCCGAGGCCCGCATCCGCGCCGCCGTCCCGATCGCCCGCGTCATCTACCTGGAACCGGACATCTACAGCGAGGCCGAGGCCGCCAAGGGCCCCGACCCGGCGGCCACCCCCGGTGGCCCGACCCCGGACACCGCGGGGCACTGA
- the ahcY gene encoding adenosylhomocysteinase, translated as MTTVDNRQDFKVADLSLAEFGRKEITLAEHEMPGLMSIRKEYAEAQPLAGARVTGSLHMTVQTAVLIETLVALGAQVRWASCNIFSTQDHAAAAIAVGPNGTPDNPQGVPVFAWKGETLDEYWWCTEQALTWPDSPTGGPNMILDDGGDATLLVHKGVEYEKDGKVPGLETAESDEHRVILELLHRTISEGSQKWTQLASEIRGVTEETTTGVHRLYEMQRDGVLLFPAINVNDAVTKSKFDNKYGCRHSLIDGINRATDVLIGGKTAVVCGYGDVGKGCAESLRGQGARVIVTEVDPICALQAAMDGYQVTTLDEVVDKADIFVTTTGNKDIIMASDMAKMKHQAIVGNIGHFDNEIDMAGLAKIPGIVKDEVKPQVHTWKFPDGKVIIVLSEGRLLNLGNATGHPSFVMSNSFADQTLAQIELFTKPDEYPTDVYVLPKHLDEKVARLHLDSLGVKLTKLRPEQASYIGVEVDGPFKSDHYRY; from the coding sequence ATGACGACTGTCGACAACCGACAGGACTTCAAGGTCGCCGACCTCTCCCTGGCCGAGTTCGGCCGCAAGGAGATCACCCTCGCCGAGCACGAGATGCCCGGCCTGATGTCGATCCGCAAGGAGTACGCCGAGGCCCAGCCCCTCGCCGGCGCCCGCGTCACCGGCTCGCTGCACATGACCGTGCAGACCGCCGTCCTCATCGAGACCCTGGTCGCCCTCGGCGCCCAGGTCCGCTGGGCCTCCTGCAACATCTTCTCCACCCAGGACCACGCGGCCGCCGCCATCGCCGTCGGCCCGAACGGCACGCCGGACAACCCCCAGGGCGTCCCGGTCTTCGCCTGGAAGGGCGAGACCCTGGACGAGTACTGGTGGTGCACCGAGCAGGCCCTGACCTGGCCGGACAGCCCCACCGGCGGCCCGAACATGATCCTGGACGACGGCGGCGACGCGACCCTCCTCGTCCACAAGGGCGTCGAGTACGAGAAGGACGGCAAGGTCCCCGGTCTGGAGACCGCCGAGTCCGACGAGCACCGCGTCATCCTCGAGCTGCTCCACCGCACCATCTCCGAGGGCTCCCAGAAGTGGACCCAGCTGGCCTCGGAGATCCGCGGCGTCACCGAGGAGACCACCACCGGCGTCCACCGCCTGTACGAGATGCAGCGCGACGGCGTCCTCCTCTTCCCGGCGATCAACGTCAACGACGCCGTCACCAAGTCGAAGTTCGACAACAAGTACGGCTGCCGCCACTCCCTGATCGACGGCATCAACCGCGCCACCGACGTCCTCATCGGCGGCAAGACCGCCGTCGTCTGCGGCTACGGCGACGTGGGCAAGGGCTGCGCGGAGTCCCTGCGCGGTCAGGGCGCCCGCGTGATCGTCACCGAGGTCGACCCGATCTGCGCGCTTCAGGCGGCGATGGACGGCTACCAGGTCACGACCCTCGACGAGGTCGTCGACAAGGCCGACATCTTCGTCACCACGACGGGCAACAAGGACATCATCATGGCCTCGGACATGGCCAAGATGAAGCACCAGGCCATCGTCGGCAACATCGGCCACTTCGACAACGAGATCGACATGGCCGGCCTGGCCAAGATCCCCGGCATCGTCAAGGACGAGGTCAAGCCCCAGGTGCACACCTGGAAGTTCCCCGACGGCAAGGTCATCATCGTGCTGTCCGAGGGCCGCCTGCTGAACCTGGGCAACGCCACCGGCCACCCGTCGTTCGTGATGTCCAACTCCTTCGCGGACCAGACCCTGGCCCAGATCGAGCTGTTCACCAAGCCCGACGAGTACCCGACCGACGTCTACGTGCTGCCCAAGCACCTCGACGAGAAGGTCGCCCGCCTCCACCTGGACTCGCTCGGCGTCAAGCTCACCAAGCTGCGCCCCGAGCAGGCCTCGTACATCGGCGTCGAGGTCGACGGCCCGTTCAAGTCGGACCACTACCGCTACTGA
- the manA gene encoding mannose-6-phosphate isomerase, class I has protein sequence MDPLDNTVRPYAWGSPTAIPHLLGVEPTGEPQAEMWMGAHPGAPSRTARGTLVEVIGADPERELGAGVVAKFGPRLPFLLKILAAGAPLSLQVHPDLEQAGRGYADEERRGIPLDAAHRNYKDPNHKPELICALTEFDGLCGFRDPVQAADLLAGLGVDSLKPYVDLLHAHPEEAALREVLTAILTADPEEMARTVAEATAACTRLGGDYAPYAGLAHHYPGDPGVIAAMLLNHVRLQPGEALFLGAGIPHAYLDGLGVEIMANSDNVLRCGLTPKHVDVPELLRVVRFEAGDPGVLRPEAAPDGEEVYETPIDEFRLSRYVLAEGGSARDLTRDTPQILLCTAGTVRTGDHELAPGRSVFVPAGEKVEVSGTGTIFRATVIV, from the coding sequence ATGGACCCCCTCGACAACACCGTCCGTCCCTACGCGTGGGGTTCTCCCACCGCCATACCGCACCTCCTCGGTGTCGAACCGACCGGCGAACCCCAGGCGGAGATGTGGATGGGCGCGCACCCGGGTGCGCCCTCGCGCACCGCGCGCGGCACGCTCGTCGAGGTCATCGGCGCCGACCCGGAGCGTGAGCTGGGTGCCGGCGTGGTGGCGAAGTTCGGCCCGCGCCTGCCGTTCCTGCTCAAGATCCTTGCCGCCGGCGCCCCCCTCTCCCTCCAGGTCCACCCCGACCTGGAGCAGGCCGGGCGGGGCTACGCCGACGAGGAGCGCCGCGGCATCCCGCTGGACGCCGCACACCGCAACTACAAGGACCCCAACCACAAGCCCGAGCTGATCTGCGCGCTCACCGAGTTCGACGGCCTGTGCGGGTTCCGCGACCCGGTCCAGGCGGCCGACCTGCTCGCCGGGCTGGGCGTCGACTCCCTGAAGCCGTACGTCGACCTGCTGCACGCCCACCCCGAGGAAGCGGCCCTGCGCGAGGTCCTCACCGCGATCCTCACCGCCGATCCCGAGGAGATGGCCCGCACGGTCGCCGAGGCCACCGCCGCCTGCACCCGCCTCGGCGGCGACTACGCCCCCTACGCCGGCCTCGCCCACCACTACCCCGGCGACCCCGGCGTCATCGCGGCCATGCTGCTCAACCACGTCCGTCTGCAGCCCGGCGAGGCCCTGTTCCTCGGCGCCGGCATCCCGCACGCCTACCTCGACGGCCTCGGCGTCGAGATCATGGCCAACTCCGACAACGTCCTGCGCTGCGGCCTGACCCCCAAGCACGTCGACGTCCCCGAACTCCTGCGAGTCGTCCGCTTCGAGGCCGGGGACCCGGGCGTGCTGCGCCCCGAGGCGGCCCCGGACGGCGAGGAGGTCTACGAGACCCCGATCGACGAGTTCCGGCTCTCCCGGTACGTCCTGGCCGAGGGCGGCAGCGCCCGCGACCTCACCCGGGACACCCCGCAGATCCTGCTCTGCACCGCCGGCACCGTCCGGACGGGTGACCACGAGCTCGCCCCCGGCCGGTCGGTCTTCGTCCCGGCGGGCGAGAAGGTTGAGGTGTCCGGCACGGGCACGATCTTCCGTGCCACTGTGATCGTATGA
- a CDS encoding RDD family protein, whose translation MSELVTGEAVALELRPAKLPSRALAVLLDLAVVVLVYIGVTFVLIAATSSLDEAAQVALSIATFVLVLVGVPIAVETLSHGRSLGKMAFGLRVVRDDGGPIRFRHALVRGAMGVVEILMTFGVVACIASLVSARGRRLGDVFAGTLVVRERIPLGRAAFAPAPPPWLVGRYAELDLSAVPDGLWLAVRQCLTRMHQLDPQVALDMAQRLAADLAARTGTTVPEGVHPAGFLAAVVHERQARDARQAFGGAGPVAVPPTPQAPAVRPASPLPYETPSDRAATGSGTDSGDGSRSNSSSDPTDHGQGTGTGTTGFAPPA comes from the coding sequence GTGAGTGAGCTGGTGACCGGCGAGGCGGTGGCGCTCGAGTTGCGGCCCGCCAAGCTGCCGAGCAGGGCGTTGGCCGTGTTGCTGGATCTGGCGGTGGTCGTCCTCGTGTACATCGGCGTCACCTTCGTGCTGATCGCGGCGACGTCGTCCCTGGACGAGGCCGCGCAGGTCGCGCTGTCGATCGCCACCTTCGTGCTGGTGCTGGTCGGCGTACCCATCGCGGTCGAGACGCTCAGCCATGGGCGCTCGCTCGGAAAGATGGCGTTCGGGCTGCGCGTGGTCCGGGACGACGGCGGGCCGATCCGCTTCCGGCACGCGCTGGTGCGCGGCGCGATGGGGGTGGTCGAGATCCTCATGACGTTCGGGGTGGTCGCCTGCATCGCGTCCCTGGTGTCGGCGCGCGGGCGGCGGCTCGGGGACGTGTTCGCGGGCACGCTGGTCGTGCGTGAACGGATTCCCCTGGGGCGTGCCGCTTTCGCTCCGGCTCCGCCGCCGTGGCTCGTGGGGCGGTACGCCGAGCTTGATCTGTCGGCGGTTCCGGACGGGCTCTGGCTTGCCGTGCGGCAGTGCCTGACGCGGATGCATCAGCTCGATCCCCAGGTTGCCCTCGACATGGCACAGCGGCTCGCCGCCGACCTCGCGGCGCGTACGGGAACCACCGTTCCGGAGGGTGTGCATCCGGCCGGGTTCCTGGCCGCCGTGGTCCATGAGCGGCAGGCGCGCGACGCGCGGCAGGCGTTCGGGGGCGCTGGTCCGGTGGCAGTTCCGCCGACGCCTCAGGCTCCCGCCGTCCGGCCCGCGTCACCGCTGCCGTACGAGACGCCGTCGGACCGTGCGGCCACCGGCTCCGGCACCGATTCCGGCGACGGCTCCCGCTCGAACTCCAGCTCCGACCCCACTGACCACGGCCAGGGCACCGGCACCGGCACCACGGGTTTCGCGCCGCCGGCGTAG